From Drosophila subpulchrella strain 33 F10 #4 breed RU33 unplaced genomic scaffold, RU_Dsub_v1.1 Primary Assembly Seq354, whole genome shotgun sequence, the proteins below share one genomic window:
- the LOC119560542 gene encoding uncharacterized protein LOC119560542 isoform X6 — translation MFGCIYQLWDWLEAPPLFTAGTMDAKKLQQLQEAAILAQQQKKLPLAYQTNLVDYRTAAYSQALYQQSPTATSSSGGGPLSPIEMQPQSKHHNLMKHGGHGGGTSSSSHSSPYHQSYSSSGGTAAGEQLYQSPTERTYLAAAGRLQASNAMAGHHPISALQSQYQQLQAAKMQAQMATQSEAAQQQQRTFAMRQAMNPPTNHYHMSQSPSMASNMTTLTQQQQQQQQRAPPSSLNLQNQYQPAQGPLKLQQQQQQQQQQQQQQLQQQQQQQQPAMPKHYQEQLYAQQQQLQQQLQQQQQLQQQQQQLQQQQHRHKNDLQTPGSEHGTVYIQQNHPGHVVNQACQTQISAVKPKATPSSEESSSNSAKSPTHAPLDRKKSAGSIQALKSPITKRPPSTPVTLSGWLHKQGSEGLKVWRKRWFVLAEYCLYYYKGPEEEKLLGSVLLPSYRVSACLPEDKIYRKFAFKCEHQNMRTYWLAADNSEAMMQWVRALAAASLMQAPSSGESEPSVNSSLNHSGENSDSGIHTLQSHPGKGNQQPTPSSENTGSSGGGSGTGQPLYANAPPKPRRINDGGYSSPSPEHNEQQQHHPQQQQHPSRRLMSPTQPIYQQQQQHQRSQQQQQQQQPQQHHAIYDTRTGHVSTALQLQQAQQQYSLDHLEAQFQQQQLDMEEQIVRLQQQRAAEEIYGEREMYMAKLMQQRQGPNGAYPTQQQLLQAERRTPDAYGRSKQQRLFAAAAAAADYEDIYNMSQLAGAGGAGGVAMSAQEALLQEAASYRRPLSPPSYDGSKHVPAMPQRYTPNHMEASAADQLINTMDLRARSAAAIVRPHSADFLEYEARAEAAAAAAAAAVAQSQQESGRAPRPKSSLDINRTPDSFYYSEASYAEKMRKSALYLQSGGAGQAQPQQAGSYRTAAGDFNSGVNTIGYENPYERAYKRQELLAEAQAQGGAASSMPRMSRSASQGRSVASQLQSPQQQEDLPPLNVHPGSIFPPSMSTQEIISKNEQFLRSASARLPKRAGGMDDDYSAGNSTTTSPTGGAGASNSPQHQDGERKREESMKRLLEWKQRMLQSPLTRKGIQQGGSNMSAMSKLGSNPNILLASTAVASGARYGPQAGKTGLVVGNANGSGQVAGNQLQPPSTSGIQRSRSESQANIGPGGVVYNSYSSDDEASISVRNVNNLPVGNLTVKPDPSDVQQESAFAPYYGGAAETKYAKNTVLTDRGLYAGNGTPSGLATSTPQNHPQFRMRRTGSRAEIDMLERETSSQIRNLDVSAGDLLSRTHEELVLLLIQLRRQSSQTARAIEQCCSDIHDVQNRLRSAEGLTRAESIQRLDYLKQHLLDLERHYEKSKPLVNLVDNMVKLGSLYRNDANGRVQPATLDRLEFNQRMQERQMLQEEQQQWERLSPNQAELQAKVRELYQLDQLLQEESGTLQSLQRDKEDLERALGGLRARIHDSNATPMALEAAKKQQHILERELSRVHQLLAENSKKLEQTVAGNARLEQELLLLRQKVQATRGGAATNGMGGDGPHINGDASVLASELERVQSLVGDMQRQRHELSSAVRQLTENSTRLYQEIGNKEMNGGGSTNGSLKKRSNSTSWTETDLDANMLRCGSRQQLSDSTLNLSTPLYVDTNSSTKLSDYNRYNGGGSSDALEMSGVDSDGFLDSNPFAIGLEKPEIKTVRIVKRESERRNRDRSERGLSSSIQNLDQVLEEEQYAQQQREQQLYAQNLEEQMSNGHQSRSKSLPRNYSEPPKQRHSRHLNGKQQNGHHYNNGFDYDRNSNYEHQPPPPPAPQSNGHHHHPPPQREHREQREHLNPLANAYFAKQLQQQVNPSRDSARVALRTKTDSLQSLNKSLTDISPEPVFQSVAARQIINEMSAGSASEDTEKVVEKVPPHHKHRRAVPREKRRHYTAPNNVNQKAMEKVQAENDMNRNNTNWRARDDLDMEVALRPRMNAPDVVRSALGQGEKISENTIDNLLLAPNKIVIPERYIPETTPELSPEEKKRRQEKVESIKKMLAEAPISSNENESLPPSKINAEKKQREHLLQLNQILAQQVMQVSKIVAGNPTSHN, via the exons ATGTTTGGCTGCATTTATCAGCTTTGGGACTG GTTGGAGGCGCCGCCCCTCTTCACCGCCGGCACCATGGACGCCAAGAAGCTGCAGCAGCTTCAGGAGGCAGCGATCCTGGCGCAGCAGCAGAAGAAGCTGCCGCTGGCCTACCAGACGAATCTCGTGGACTACCGAACGGCGGCCTACAGCCAGGCGTTGTACCAGCAATCCCCCACGGCCACCAGTTCCAGCGGAGGAGGACCGCTCTCCCCGATCGAGATGCAGCCGCAGTCCAAGCACCACAACCTGATGAAGCACGGTGGCCACGGAGGAGGCACGTCCAGTAGTTCCCACAGTTCCCCTTACCACCAGTCCTACTCGAGCAGTGGAGGAACTGCAGCCGGAGAGCAGCTCTATCAGTCGCCAACGGAACGAACCTATCTGGCGGCAGCGGGAAGATTGCAGGCCAGCAATGCCATGGCCGGGCATCATCCCATCTCTGCCCTCCAGTCGCAGTACCAGCAACTGCAGGCAGCCAAGATGCAGGCCCAAATGGCCACCCAAAGTGAGGccgcccagcagcagcagcggacATTCGCCATGCGACAGGCCATGAACCCGCCCACGAATCACTACCACATGAGTCAGTCGCCCAGCATGGCCTCCAATATGACCACTCTcacccagcagcagcagcagcaacagcagagGGCTCCTCCCTCCTCGCTTAACTTGCAAAATCAATACCAACCTGCTCAGGGTCCTCTCAAGttgcaacaacagcagcagcagcagcagcaacagcagcagcaacaactgcagcagcaacagcaacagcagcaacctGCAATGCCCAAACACTACCAGGAGCAATTGTAcgcccagcagcaacagctgcAGCAACAattgcagcaacagcagcagttacaacagcagcagcaacagttgcaacaacagcaacatcgtCACAAAAACGACCTGCAAACCCCGGGCAGTGAACACGGCACAGTCTATATCCAACAGAATCATCCCGGTCATGTGGTCAATCAGGCCTGCCAGACCCAGATATCGGCGGTCAAGCCCAAGGCCACGCCCAGTTCGGAGGAGTCCTCTTCCAACTCGGCCAAGAGTCCCACCCATGCCCCATTGGATCGGAAGAAGAGTGCCGGTTCCATACAGGCCCTGAAGTCACCGATTACCAAGAGACCACCCTCCACACCGGTTACCCTATCAGGATGGCTACACAAACAGGGTTCCGAAGGTCTGAAGGTGTGGCGCAAACGCTGGTTCGTCCTGGCCGAGTACTGCCTGTACTACTACAAGGGACCCGAGGAGGAGAAGCTGCTGGGATCGGTTCTATTACCTTCATATCGCGTATCCGCCTGTTTGCCCGAGGACAAGATCTACAGGAAATTCGCCTTCAAGTGTGAGCATCAGAATATGAGAACCTACTGGCTGGCTGCTGATAATTCCGAGGCCATGATGCAGTGGGTTAGGGCTTTGGCGGCGGCCAGTTTGATGCAGGCACCCAGCAGCGGGGAATCGGAGCCCAGTGTGAACTCCTCGCTGAATCACAGTGGCGAGAACTCTGATTCCGGGATTCATACACTGCAATCGCATCCGGGAAAAGGTAATCAGCAGCCCACACCCTCGTCGGAGAATACGGGCAGCAGTGGAGGAGGAAGTGGCACTGGACAACCCCTCTATGCAAATGCACCACCCAAGCCCAGGCGGATCAATGATGGAGGATACTCCTCACCTTCACCGGAGCACAAcgaacagcagcaacatcatccacagcagcagcaacatcctAGTCGCCGCCTCATGTCGCCCACGCAGCCAATctaccagcaacagcagcaacaccaacgatctcagcagcaacagcaacagcagcaaccgCAGCAACATCATGCCATCTACGACACTCGAACAGGTCATGTGTCCACTGCCTTGCAGTTGCAACAGGCGCAGCAGCAATACTCACTGGATCATCTGGAGGCGCAGttccagcagcaacagctggACATGGAGGAGCAGATTGTGAGGTTGCAGCAACAGAGGGCTGCGGAGGAGATCTATGGCGAGCGGGAGATGTACATGGCCAAGTTGATGCAGCAGAGGCAGGGTCCGAATGGAGCCTATCCCACCCAGCAGCAGCTGTTGCAGGCGGAGCGGAGGACTCCCGACGCCTATGGACGCTCCAAGCAGCAGCGACTCTTtgccgccgctgccgctgcagcGGATTACGAGGACATCTACAACATGTCGCAGCTGGCGGGAGCCGGCGGCGCAGGAGGCGTGGCCATGTCCGCCCAGGAGGCACTTCTTCAGGAGGCCGCCAGTTACCGCCGACCCCTCAGTCCGCCCAGCTACGATGGAAGTAAGCACGTGCCAGCGATGCCGCAGCGGTACACGCCCAATCACATGGAG GCCAGTGCCGCTGATCAACTAATCAATACCATGGACTTGCGTGCCCGCTCGGCGGCGGCCATAGTGCGTCCCCATTCCGCGGACTTCCTGGAGTACGAGGCGCGTGCCGAGGCAGCtgcagccgctgccgctgcggCGGTGGCCCAGAGTCAGCAGGAGAGTGGTCGTGCCCCGAGGCCCAAGTCCAGTTTGGACATCAATCGCACCCCGGATAGCTTCTACTACTCGGAGGCCAGCTATGCGGAGAAGATGCGGAAGAGTGCCCTGTACCTCCAGAGTGGCGGAGCTGGGCAGGCTCAGCCCCAACAGGCGGGCAGTTATCGCACCGCAGCGGGTGACTTCAATTCCGGGGTGAACACCATTGGCTACGAGAATCCCTACGAGAGGGCCTACAAGCGGCAGGAGCTCCTGGCCGAGGCACAGGCTCAGGGAGGAGCGGCCAGCAGCATGCCGCGGATGAGTCGATCCGCCAGTCAAGGTCGCTCGGTGGCCTCCCAGCTGCAATCTCCCCAGCAGCAGGAGGATCTGCCGCCCCTGAACGTGCATCCGGGTTCCATCTTCCCGCCCTCGATGTCCACGCAGGAGATCATCAGCAAGAACGAGCAGTTCCTGCGCTCCGCCAGTGCCCGGCTGCCCAAGAGAGCTGGTGGCATGGATGATGACTATTCGGCTGGGAACTCGACGACCACTTCGCCCACCGGCGGAgcaggtgcctccaactcgCCGCAGCATCAGGATGGCGAAAGGAAGCGGGAGGAGTCCATGAAGCGTCTGCTGGAGTGGAAACAGCGCATGCTGCAGTCACCTTTGACCCGCAAGGGCATCCAACAGGGCGGCAGCAACATGTCCGCCATGTCCAAGCTGGGCAGCAATCCGAACATCCTGCTGGCCTCCACGGCGGTGGCCAGTGGAGCACGCTATGGCCCCCAGGCGGGCAAAACGGGTCTGGTGGTGGGCAACGCGAATGGCAGTGGTCAGGTGGCCGGGAATCAACTGCAGCCACCTTCCACCTCCGGAATCCAGCGATCCCGATCCGAGAGCCAGGCCAACATAGGACCCGGCGGAGTGGTGTACAACAGCTACTCCTCGGACGATGAGG CCTCGATTTCCGTTCGCAATGTGAACAATCTGCCCGTTGGAAATCTGACTGTGAAACCGGATCCCTCGGATGTCCAGCAGGAGTCCGCCTTTGCCCCGTACTACGGCGGAGCTGCGGAGACCAAGTACGCCAAGAACACGGTGCTCACGGATCGCGGACTCTACGCCGGAAACGGAACTCCTAGTGGGCTGGCCACGTCCACGCCCCAAAATCACCCGCAGTTCCGGATGCGGCGCACCGGAAGCAGGGCGGAAATCGATATGCTGGAGCGGGAGACAAGCAGTCAGATCAGG AACTTGGATGTGTCGGCCGGGGATCTGCTGAGTCGCACCCACGAGGAGCTGGTCCTCCTTCTGATCCAGCTGCGGAGGCAGAGCAGCCAAACTGCCAGGGCCATCGAGCAGTGCTGCAGCGATATTCACGACGTGCAG AATCGCCTGCGAAGTGCCGAGGGCTTGACCAGAGCAGAAAGCATCCAGCGATTGGACTACTTGAAGCAGCATCTTTTGGACCTGGAGCGGCATTACGAGAAGAGCAAGCCACTGGTCAACTTGGTGGACAACATGGTCAAGCTGGGATCACTGTATCGCAATGATGCTAATGGTAGGGTTCAGCCCGCCACTCTGGATCGCCTGGAGTTCAATCAGAGGATGCAGGAGCGTCAAATGCTCCaagaggagcagcagcagtgggAGCGCCTCAGTCCCAATCAGGCGGAGTTACAG GCCAAGGTGCGTGAGCTCTACCAACTGGATCAGCTGCTACAGGAGGAGTCTGGAACTCTGCAGAGTCTTCAGCGCGACAAGGAGGACCTCGAGCGAGCCTTGGGAGGATTGAGGGCCCGCATCCACGACAGCAATGCCACGCCCATGGCTCTGGAGGCGGCCAAGAAGCAGCAGCACATCCTGGAGCGCGAGTTGTCGCGGGTCCATCAGCTGCTGGCCGAGAACTCAAAG AAACTGGAGCAGACAGTGGCGGGAAATGCTCGCCTGGAGCAGGAGCTTCTTCTCCTCCGCCAGAAGGTGCAGGCCACCCGGGGAGGAGCAGCCACCAATGGCATGGGCGGCGATGGTCCGCACATCAATGGGGATGCCTCCGTTTTGGCCTCGGAGCTGGAGCGGGTTCAATCCCTGGTGGGCGATATGCAGAGACAGCGTCACGAACTGAGCTCAGCGGTTCGCCAGCTGACGGAGAACTCGACCAGGTTGTACCAGGAGATTGGCAACAAGGAGATGAACGGCGGTGGATCCACCAATGGCAGCCTGAAGAAGCGCAGCAACTCCACCAGTTGGACGGAAACCGATCTGGACGCCAATATGCTGCGATGCGGAAGTCGCCAGCAGCTGAGTGACTCCACTCTCAACCTATCCACGCCCCTCTATGTGGACACCAATAGCTCCACCAAGTTGAGTGACTACAATCGGTACAACGGAGGCGGCAGCAGTGATGCCCTGGAGATGAGCGGAGTGGACAGCGATGGCTTCCTCGATAGCAATCCCTTTGCCATTGGCCTGGAGAAACCCGAGATCAAGACGGTGAGGATTGTGAAGCGGGAATCGGAGCGGCGTAACCGCGATCGCAGCGAAAGGGGTCTGAGCAGCTCCATCCAGAATCTGGATCAGGTCCTGGAGGAGGAGCAGTATGCCCAGCAGCAGAGGGAGCAGCAGCTGTACGCCCAGAACCTGGAGGAGCAGATGAGCAATGGCCACCAGAGTCGCTCCAAGTCGCTGCCGCGCAACTACAGTGAGCCCCCCAAGCAGAGGCACAGTCGTCACCTGAATGGCAAACAGCAGAATGGTCATCACTATAACAATGGCTTCGACTACGATCGGAACAGCAACTATGAGCACCAGCCGCCGCCACCACCGGCACCCCAGAGCAATGGACACCACCATCATCCGCCACCACAGAGGGAGCACCGGGAGCAGCGGGAGCACCTCAATCCCCTGGCCAACGCCTACTTCGCCAAGCAGCTACAGCAGCAGGTGAATCCCTCCAGGGACAGTGCCCGGGTGGCCCTGCGCACCAAGACGGACTCCCTGCAGAGCCTCAACAAGAGCCTCACGGACATCAGTCCGGAGCCGGTGTTCCAGAGCGTGGCTGCCCGCCAGATCATCAACGAAATGTCCGCCGGTTCGGCATCGGAGGACACCGAGAAGGTGGTGGAGAAGGTGCCACCGCATCACAAGCATCGCAGGGCGGTTCCAAGGGAAAAGAGGCGACACTACACTGCGCCAAATAATGTGAATCAGAAGGCCATGGAGAAGGTGCAGGCCGAGAACGATATGAATCGAAAT AACACCAACTGGCGAGCTCGCGATGATCTGGACATGGAGGTGGCCCTAAGACCTCGTATGAATGCCCCCGATGTGGTTCGATCCGCCTTGGGACAGGGAGAAAAAATTTCGGAGAATACCATAGACAACTTGCTACTGGCACCCAACAAAATAGTCATACCCGAGCGTTACATACCAGAAACA ACGCCCGAACTGTCGCCGGAGGAGAAGAAGCGTCGTCAGGAGAAGGTCGAGTCCATCAAGAAAATGCTGGCCGAGGCGCCCATTAGCAGCAAT GAAAATGAAAGTCTGCCACCTAGCAAAATCAATGCCGAGAAGAAGCAGCGCGAACACCTGCTGCAACTCAATCAAATCCTGGCCCAGCAGGTGATGCAGGTCAGCAAGATCGTGGCCG GAAATCCCACTAGTCACAACTAA